A genomic region of Nostoc sp. UHCC 0702 contains the following coding sequences:
- a CDS encoding acyl carrier protein, translated as MSTISEENKVNQNSIQLTEPQIREWLVSYLADLLEIQPDKVDVETTFARYGLDSSTAVVLAGDLETWLGKEIEPTILYDYPTIADLAQYLTK; from the coding sequence ATGTCTACAATATCTGAAGAAAACAAAGTAAATCAAAACAGCATTCAATTGACAGAACCACAAATTAGAGAGTGGTTAGTTTCCTATTTGGCAGATTTGTTAGAAATTCAACCAGATAAAGTAGATGTAGAAACTACTTTTGCGCGTTATGGTTTAGATTCGTCAACAGCGGTAGTTTTAGCAGGAGACTTAGAAACTTGGCTAGGAAAAGAAATAGAGCCAACAATACTCTACGATTACCCAACAATTGCAGATTTAGCACAATATTTAACTAAATAA